The genome window TGCCTTTCACTCTGACAGGAACATGTTGGCCCTGAACTCTTCCTATTTCACTTCTAAAAGTTTTCCAGTTGTCAGACATGCCTTCATGCACTAACAGCCTCTCCCACTGATTTCAGGTTCCTGTATGATGGCACTGAAATTAGATTTCCTACGATTTAGGACCTTGAGAGACAAACCGATCTTTTTCTAtgattataagactataagacgtaggagcagatttaagccaattggcccattgagtctgctctgctgttccatcatgacttacttattatccctctcatctcttctcccagaaacctttgatgctctgactaaccaagaacataccgacctctaccttaaatacatccattgaccggcctccacaaccatctgcagcGATTAATTtcagattcatcattctctggctaagcaaaaaaaaaacatccatctatgttctaaagggaTTGACATAATGACTAAGACATTATATTCTAAGTcttagtcctagactctcccattattaaAAACAtcacagccactctatctagacttttcaattatctgaaaattaataaaattaaGGTCATTGATCCTAATGTCCTTGAGCTGTCAACCTCTTGACTTCCCTCATTCCCTTAGAGGTAGTCAAGTGTTGCTCCTTCTCAAGGAGAACAACCTACATATTGCTTGAGAAAAGCAATATtgaactgctccaccattcaatcatgggtgatttattatccctcccaaccacattctcctgccttctccccataacttttgatcaaactctgctttaaatatacccgatgtcTTGGTATCTACAGCAAACTGTGGCAATaactttcacagattcaccaccctctggctaaagaagtcccccctcatctcttttctaaaaaggtgcctttgtattctgaggctgtgctctctagttccagactctcccactattagaaacatcctctaaCGATAGTATAATCCCATCAAAATAATCACCCTCTCTTGTATTTCTAAATTCTACTCATATGCTCTCATTGGACCGTCTGCCTCCTATACCCCAATGACTAATCCAGGCCACAAAGTTATCTccatttctctgcactcttcctttGTGACTGTTGCCCTGTGAAATTGTGGCAAATGCATTTGGGAACCAATTGAGGCAGAATCATCAGACGCCTCTCTTTCCACTGTCAGTGGCCTCCATAACATAATGCAAACAGTCATAAATAATCCCATTTGTAACTTCATACCAGCTTTCTTTCATCATCTTCTACTTGTCCAAATGCTCAGTGACTCTGCTGCTAATGTCATGCTCTAGTAATATCCCCACAACTGATTCAACTGGACAAGTCTGTCATTATCTGGCTTCTCTCCTCTCACTGTTGTGGTAGGAGCCAGCTTGGTCATGTTTCAGGGCATGCCAGCAGCAATGGAAATCAGCCTTCCAGTTTCTTGCTAACTCAGAATCTCTGCAATGCTCTTCATAAATGTAAAGCCAACTTGCTGACAAGCTATCTTTGAATATGATACAAACATGGATCATAGTGGAACAACTCCTGCTTCATGGTATTGGCTTGGAGCTCTGTCTCATTTCATTGCCATTGCCCATTCATGGTACCTTCCCagtttctgccttaaatagattAAATGTACCTCACATTGTCAGAAGAAGGAATATTTACTGCTGTATGCTCTGGAGGATTAGGACTGTGCTACACTGCAGTACGCTATAGGTTCTACCAATCTTTATATATATACAAATACTGGAACAAAACAATTAATGTTTCCTGCTCCATTAGAACTGATGGATGACACTTGTAATTTGTATTTGTTCCTGAAATGGGGTTATAGCATCTCTTCAGTAGTAGAACTATCTCCGGGTATTGTCACATGTGAAACTGCTGGCATTTCTCAGGTAGGTGGCAGGGACCCCTGAATTATCTCCAAAGTCCTGAACTTATTGGCCAAACTCTGCCAGCAGCTTTCTCCCTGTGCAGCCACTGGATTGtgcataaggccataagacacaggagcttaAGTAgatcattcggcccatcaggtctgctctgccattcaaccataaaCCTTTTAGACTCTATGTTCTAAAGGACATACTAGTattctaaagctgtgccctctggttctaggctTCCTGCGACTGCAAACATCCTCTgtacatccatcctatctagcattttccattttgataggttttaatgaaatcctGTCTCATTCTTCTATGTATCTCTgcaggaccttctccaatgccagcgtgtcctttcttagatactgCTCAGGAATAGAGCTATCAGTGATGAACTATGATTCTCTTACTAGCCCTGGGCAATATCACGGGAATCTGAGCAGTCAGATGGTGGTCAACAGAATGTTATTCCAGTTACTGTACAGCCAAAAGTCCCATAAGCTGTAAATGACATCAGAGAGCCTCGTCTATGAGACAAGCAGATTAAAGATAAGTTGCTATAATGCACTCAACTATTGTCGTTGTGGCTGCTGCATATTGCACATCTACAGGCTTCTCACCCTACCAATATGCACTTGGTGTACCTCCCAGCATTTCTCAGTATTCCTCAGCTGCCCAACTGAGATTTCTCACTGGACGCACATGCCGCAAAAATATCTTTTGCTGCATGGCCGTTGTGAATCAGGCAGGAAAGTGTCCACGCACGTGGGCAGCTTTATCTGTAGTATTTCAGTATTTGCTGTTGCGCATCGCGCAGGCCATTTTTGTTTGCTGACACACGATATATTCCTGTCTTCCCTCACCAATACAAGCTGAGCATTCAGAGTGTTGCAGTTCTCAGAACTTAAGGGTGTGTTTCTGATTCAGTTGGAGGAGAGTTACATTTTGTCCTTCTTGATGAGAAAGTAAACCCCATTCCCAGGGTAAAGGAAGTCAACATGGAAGCTAGAGTGTTGGGATAATAGTGGAACGTCAACACCAATTCCACTGTCAACTGTAGATTCAGTCCAATGTGAAAAATGGAGAAAGAATGGCGTGCATTTTTGAGAAACCTTTCACACTGACAGGACGTTCCAAAGCAGTTTTAAGCCAATGAAATACTTTCATAGTTATAATATTATAACTTTATAATATTTATATAATATATTGCTATACTATAACATTGCTTTAACGATCAGTATCAATTCATGCAGAGAAAATTTCCATATGTCCAGATTACTTGTTTCATGACATTGAAGAGAGGTTAAATATCTTAAATTCATCACGAACGACCATGTGGTCCTCAGATCATTTGTGACACAAATCCAAAAATGCAGAACACAGCAAAGCAGGAACATCTACTCCCTCTCAATACTCCACTACAGTGACAGACTGGATTGTGAGCACACGTCAATCCTCACGTGATGGTGAGGGTTCAGAggggattcacaaggatgattccgagaatgaaagggttatcatacaagtaACATTTGATAGCCCTGGGTCTGTGCTTGCTAGAATTTAggaggaatggtgggggggggggtcttattgaaacctttcgaatgttaaaTGTCTagacacagtagatgtggaaaggatgtttcccataatttgtggaatttattaccacaggcagctgtggaggccagatcattggttatatttaagggaGAGTTTGAGCGGTTCTTGACTGgatacggcatcaaaggttacggggtgggagggggggaaagacCAGGGAGTGGGGTTGAAGAGGGTtgaaggattagccatgattgaatggtggagcagactcgatgggccaaatggcctaattctactcctatgtcttatggtcttacagaggCTTGAACCAGCAATGTGTGAATGCAGTGACTCTGCAGTAAACATTGAACAGTTAGCCTGCCCACCCTGTGCCTAAAATAAGTACCCTTGTCACTGTGTGGTGGCCTTCTTCTTATCCAGATACAGTAAAGCTGTAGTCCAATGTCTTAGGATGGTGCAGGTGGGCCATGAGTGGAATGGTAACCGTGCTCTCTGGGTTGGCTTCCTCTGATTAAACTACCTACTGCTACCTTGTAgtgcagcaggtagtgctgctgcccAACAGCCCCAGTATCCCAGGGCCAATCCTGACCACTGGTGCAGTTTGCATTCTTATTAATGGGTTTCCTTCCGAATCCCAAAGATGTTCCAGTTGGTAGAATAATTGGTTAGAGTAAAGTGCCCCTGGGTGTGTTGCAGGAGAATCAGGAGGTGACGGGCAGCTTTGAGAGAAAAGATGATATGGAAAATACTAGAGCAATGGCATTGTTGGGGAGCTAGCACTGGAGCAGTTGGATCAAATGGCTCCCTTCTGCGTCATATggaaatataaaaatacaaggaAATATGCATCTGTCAAAATAAGACTATGAAAAATGTCACCTGGCATATGCCCGTTTATTTCTCGGCATTTAGAAATCCTGCTGATGACTGAAGGCAACTTATTTGGCTATCAATGTGCTAATTTTCCAATGTGTCAGACAACTGATTAATCAATAATTATTTCACCCTGTTCACTGTAACATATTCTTTCTCTATAGCTCATGCATAAAACAGTGATCTTTCCCTTATGCAAATTATGGACAGTCACCCTGTAGCTTAAAATAAACAGTACAACAGGGTTTCATGAATATTTTGGTCACCCTTTTCCTCTTCGACTTTGTTCGATTGTCAACTTAGTGACAGCCTAGAGCATTGCCAGGTCAAAGAAACCAAAGCCAATGAcagcatttgctttaaaatattatGAATGGTTTGTGGATTTGTTGAGGAGAtaatgagaattttttttttgcagaagctTGCTCTGGAAGGCATTACCAGAATAGgtgatggaattggatgcattTTCAATTGGATAAATAGTTAAAGAGGAGAAATTTGCAAGGCTCTGGGGAAAGAGAGGAATGTGGGACGACCTGGGAATGATTTAAATAAACTGGTACCAGCCCACTGAGTCAAAGACCTTCTTTCGTGTACTGTGAATCTGTAAGAATTCAACTTATGAAATTGCCTGCCAGGAGCGCTGATCAGAAGCTGGGCAAAGCCTACACTCCTGTGTTCCCACATAGAACTCACTGGCAATGTTTAAAAAGATGCTATCATGCTACCTTCATTTAATGGATTTCCAGTAAAGAAAAGATTAAAAAATAATTGGCCGTATTTAAAAATATTCAGCAAGTTTCTCGGAACTGTGACTGATGAAGAAAACAAATACTTTAGTCTGAGACAGAAATCTGTTATCTCCAAGTAAGGAAGATAACCCGTATGAGCATCGACCATTTAAAATCTTTGGCTCACCTTCCGTGCTCACAATCTAAATGTGGACAGGTTGTTTACATTTGCAAGGATTCTGCTCAGCATCTTAAATACCAGTGCACAGTGCAGTCTCCCTTCAGACTTTAGCCTctaattcctagaatcattcccGAAGCTGCATACTTAGCCCTCCCCGATGCATCACCAGGTGAGGTGGACACACTATCGGGGCTTCTGGCTGATAAAGCTTTATATCGAACAGCAACAGCCTCAGTAAAGTGTTACAGAGGAATTTATCTACACAGAAACGTGGAATAGCTTAAGCAGGGAGCAATGAATTATCTTGGCAGTATCTTGATGCTTGTATTTAcaggaaaaggaagaaagaaatgcGAGGGTAGACTGAGCAGCATTGAGAATGGAAGGAGGCTTGCGTACAGCACAGACTGGTTAGACCGAATGGCCTTCTCAGGGATGCTGATGCTGTGCATCAGTTGCATTATGGGATGTATTTACACTAAAACAGGCATTTGTATTTTCTCACAGTCAATTGCAGATTAAAAATGAAGCAAGTGAATAAATCAGTGAAGTGCAGGCAATTGCAGTAGCATCTGTTGACCTGCGAGGCACTGTATCACTGTCCTTGCATCTGTCTTCGGCAACCTGTTCAGATGGTCGAGATGAAATGAAAACTTGATACTGCGTGAAATAAAGATGACTCTGCCTGTCAGTGCAGGGTGTAATGTACTTGCTACAGCATTAATATCATGCTAGACACCGAAAAGTATGTTGCGAGTACCCAGCAGGCAAATGTGCGGAAAGTGAAATAAACAAGTTGTCAATATAGGCAATCGAcatatatgtttctataaaaacAGGTGCCGCCTGATCTGCTAGGCACTTCCACTGTACTTATTTTGTCCGTTTTTAAGTTTACAATTAACGCAGCCACTAGCAGAAATCTGTTCCCGTTTTACCCGAGAAAGAGTTAAGTTGCTGGCAATAAGAATACGGACCGAACAGTAAATGGAAATCaaaatggcagatgctggaaatatgaagtaAAAACAGACAATATTGAAAACACTCAGCAtaccaggcagcctctatggaaaaataaatggagttaacattttgggtcagAGGTCATTGACAACCGATCTGCTTGGGCAAATTTTTGTCTCTTTCCGCGCAGTTTCCTTGAAATTGTAATTGAATGCTTGTATTCCAAGTCACGGTGATTATTATGCACGTCCTTTTCATTGtgttcagaaaggcagtgttggTGTAAGGAAAGGAGCCCCCCCTCCCAATTCTCCAGTACGCCAACTGTGCCCACATAACAGTCATGCTCAGTCATAAAATCAACTGTATCTTAGTTACCTCTACAAGAAAACACTGGAGATATTACTCTATAAAACTGATGCAGCACAATTGGCAAAAGCAACAGTGTACTGTtaattaactctctctctctctgaacaaGGCTTTATGTGATAGATTTTCCTTTGCATTAGCCTGCCAGAATTTAAAATACCTTCCTCGCGTGTTAAATTATCTCTGCCTTAGTTTATCGATCCTGCTCCACATACTGTGTAAAGCCATTCATATATGCCAGTACCCTTTTGTTGGACGGACTGGCGCAAATGATTAAACTCCCAAATTTCAAAAAGAAACTAGAAGCTGTTTCAATAGTTCCGTTAGCAGACCCTTGTTTTGTGCCTTTCGACGTGTCAACGCAAAAGCCTTTGGCTGCAATCCATGGGCCTGTCATCGTCGGCTTCCTTCTCTGATCCCCGGTCTTTCCTGTTTGTTAACGAGGACTCTGATGCTTAATCCCTATCCCCGTCCTTCTTCTCCATCCTGGTGAGGATTTGATCAGGGGTTTTAAATGGGGGATGGCCGCTCTAGAGTGCCTGGTAAAAACTGGAGCACAATTTGTGAAAAAGAAGATAGATTTTATATTAAATAAGAACGCCGGGGTGGGTGTAAGACTTTTAAGTGATGCGGAACGGAAAAAAGTTCGGGGAGCTCGGGCTTAGTTCCGCTAAAGACCAATTGGCATCGATCGCGGTTACTGTTTACAGGCTCGGCGCAGTCAGACGTCCCCCCACGCACGGTGTCCTGCCAGCGCGCCACAAAATTCATCTCGCAAACCTTGTTGCTCAATAACCTCTCTGCAACGCACAACTTAAGTCTTTGAtaggactccccccccccaccaccatacacacacacacacacacacacacacacaccatacacatacaaacacacacacacacacatacacacacacacacacaccacacacacacacacacacacaccatacacacacaaacacacacacacatacacacacacacacacacaccatacacacacaaacacacacacacatacacacacacatacacacacacacaccatacaccacacacacacacacacacacaccatacacacacaaacacacacacacacatacacacacacatacacacacacacaccatacaccacacacacacacacacacacaccatacacacacacacacacacacacacacacacacacacacacacacacacacacacacagcctcccCCCACGTTTTGCGTTCTACTTCAATGACCAGGGATTATTTTGCCTTTGAGAGAGATGTTCAAATGCAGTTGAAATAAAATGTCGTATTATGCACTAATTCAAACGATTCCACCTAATCTATCCAAAACCGATCGTACTTTCAAGCAACATATGTtgcgtgaatttccagcatctgcagaattcctgttgtttccgatCGTACTTTCGCTGGACTTTCAGATAACCacgatattttttttaaaaaatctactgtGAGTGTACGTGGTGAGAGGGAACGGGGAGAGGGGTGTAACTTAATACTAGCTTTCAGAATAAGGTACCCAAATGAAGAAAATACTATCTATGGGATGCTCCGAATAATCTTATTTTTCCTAAAAAAAAGGGTGGCCTCAAATCAACCTGCTTTGTCACTTATGATATTTTACTCAGCTAACGTTCCCTTTGAAAATCCCGTCACCTTTTCAGCGTCTTTTGCTGCTTGAAATAATTCGTGACAAAACATTACAAGAACTAAACAGCTTATATTTATGTTTTACGAATTTAAAAAGGGACATAATATTGCTTCAATATTTCACCAGAGACACTCAGTGCCAACACGGATGACGAGGCAAGGATGCGAGATCTCCGCAGTTCGGTGGCTTGCGTCTAAAACCCAGGATTAATTTTACGcgctcatcccccccccccccattccatcTGCAATTATAAGGAATAGAAAGACGCTATTTCGCCTCTCCATACTCCTTACACATTCGGCGGCATCTTCAGCTAATAAAATTCTCTCTCTCCTGGTGTAGATTCGCCCCGAGCATCAACAGTCTTTGGTGGGAGAGAGTTCTAGATTCATAGCAGTCTGTGAAAGTACTTACTGATATTATCTCATGAACGGTTTAGttctaattttaaaataatgGCCGAATGTACATGATAATTTGACCAAATCTATTCCACTGAATCATCTTGTCATGTTGAACTCCCGTCCTTCTGGCATTCATGCAATACTGGCCAAATGGTAATGTCTCCAATCTGCTGACAATAGCCAACCCCCTTTCATATTGCACTGTAACAGCTCGGAGTCAGAGGTGACTTCACTGCGTCCGAGTGTCAGCCTCCTCATACCAACTACCAAGTTTCACGCATCTGCAGCGCTCTCTAAATTACAGCTGGCAAGAGCCGTAGTACATAAACTGAAGTTCAGAAGGTAGCGGTTCAGCTTCAGAAATCACGCCAGCAATCAAATAAAATGGAACATGCAGAAATGGCAGGTATAGATCTCCAGTTTTAACGCCTTTGCACCGACCTTGGTAAGAAAGGAACGCCGACTTCAAGGAATTGGCAACAATAGACTTTTTTTTATACAAAAAGGCAAGACTGTAATTATAACAGTAACATACTTGCCGAAAAGAAGCATAATTCAGTGAATACATTTATTAAAGTCAATTGCTGCAAATATAGATATTTTAAAAACCTATGAAATTTTAGTAGGTGTATATGTGCACTCTGGGGTAGTATAGTGTACTGCAGGGTACAACCATTCCGCCAAATCTCACCCAAGGCAAACATTTACGATCACTCGTAACAGTCACGTGTCTACCTCTCactcccacattttgtgtgtttttttttgttatgagAACTTCATACCTCGCATTCCCTGGAGCCAGATTTGTTAAAGGTGCAAGAGGCTGTTCCGTTCATCAGCATCTCCGTGGCCTCGGTGTGCGCAGGCTTATAGTCAACATAATATTCCTGGGTGGTGGGTACCATGTGTCTCAGTGACTGCCTCTTTTTGCGCCGCCTGCGCCCCAGTGAGCGCTGCTGCAGTTGCTTCATACTCGCGGGGTACCGCTTCCAGGACACATAGATGACCAGAAGGATGACCAGCACGGAGAGAAAGAGGGCCACGCTGCCCGCGATGATCTTGTGGAAAGAGACAGGCTCGACGTCCTCAGAGTCGGTGCTGGGCAGTGGGGGAGTGGTGGCGACTGGGATGGGGACCTGGGCTTTGCTCTCGGGGTTGGCCTTGGGAAGCCTTGTTTTGAAGGTCGGTTTGGCATGAACTTTGGGTGGACTCGGCATCCTGTGAGTGGTAATCCTCTGAGTTTTAATGCAAATATTATAGTTATCGACTGCTTCCACCACCTGCTCACCCTGCAGCTGCTTTGGCCCCGCACAAATCATTGTATTCTCCCTCCTCCCTTTAAACATTTTAAGCCAGTTCACGAGCGAGCAAATGTTCCGATTGCACTCCCACATATTCCCCGAGAGACTGACAGAGTTGAGCGATATCCAGGATTCCAGGATCTCCTGGCCTATGGTGGTGAGTTTGTTGGAGTCTAGGTGCAACGTGTGCAGGTTGGGCACGCACTGGAACACGTTGGGCCCAATGGCTTGGATCTCATTGCCCGACAGGTCTAGCTTCTCCAAGGAGCTCCaggtccaggacatgccctgcaTGACTACGCTGATCTTATTCCACTGAAGGTAGAGGATTCGCAGGGTGGTCAGGCGAGGGAAATGGGCAAGGTTGACCTTGGAGAACTGGTTGTGCTCCAGATGTAGCTCCACTAGTCGGCCCAAGCCCGCGAAGGCGTTGCGAGCCAGGCTGCGGATGCGGTTGTAGCCCATGTCTAAGAACTCCAAGTTTCGGCAGTCCTGGAATATCCTAACCGGGACGGTCCGCAGGTTGTTGGACCTCAGGTGCAAGCTCTGAAGTTTGCGCAGTCCCCGGAACTGCTCGGGCTGCAGCGACTGCAGCTGGTTGTAGGAGAGGTCGAGGTTGCGCAGGTTGGTGACCGGCCGGAAGGTGTTGTTGAAAAGGCGGGTGATTTTGTTGGAGCTGAGAATCAACTCCTTGAGCCTGCGGATCCCGTTGAAGGCGTGCTCGTGCACCAAGCCGATGTAGTTGTGGTCCAGGTACAGCCAGGTTAGCTGGTTGAGACCCACGAACTGGTTGTGTTCCAGCGTCTGCAGGCTGTTATAGCGGAGCGACAGTCCCAGGGAGCCGGGGGAGATGTTCGGAGGGATCTGCTGGAGGCTGAGCGATTCGCAGTACACTATTTTACCGTGGCACCTACAATTGCTAGGACACGCTCGCTCAGCGCTGGAGAGTATACTCATCAAGACGGTGGGTGCCACCATTAATACTGCGACTCGACCACTTAATAGTGCAATTACCCCGAGACCTGAAAAGGAAGAAAAGTTATTCTAATAAATCACTAATTTCTAGCTGCATCAAGCCCGTCTGCATTTTTAATAAAAATCAAATGCGTGCCTCTTTCCCCGGGCGTATGGATTTGCGGTAACTTTAAAGTGATCGGGAAATTCTGAATTTCAAGCAACTTAAAACGGCATCAGAAATCGATCGTGGCCGTGAAACGGTACGCGGCGGTTGCAGGGAGATGAAAAGACGGAAGCGGCTCACCCATCCTTCGCATGCTGCCGGGAGCCCCGCTGGTTATGATCGGTTCTCACTACGCAAAGCTCGACACGTTATGTCGGCCGCACCGTCGCCACTCCGGCCCTGCTCAGACCCATGGAGTGTACCTGCGAAGCGAACTGTTGGTTCCCTCTCTGCAAACATCACTCTTTGACAGCCATGGGAAGATCCGCGCAGCgcaacagcgagagagagagaaagagagagagagagagagagagagagagagagagagggagagagagagagagcgagggagagagagagcgagagagagagagagagagagagagagagagtgtgtgtggggggggggcggggggaggagaagaggcaCAATCTTCATCCGCAGTGAACGGTTAAGTTTTTACTCCAGTCCGGTGCATTTTATTTTTCTCCCCAATTTGAGTTTTGACGAATCGCCAGCGACACAATAATGAAGCTCCCCAGAGCCGCACCCGGCGGGCTGCggtgagttgtgtgtgtgtgtgtgtgtgtgttggggggctGCCAGTCCGTCACCAGCCCCGGCTCTGCTGTGCTGTCAGTGGACAAGTAGCCCGCGCAGTAGTTGGCAGCGGTCACATTGCGCAGCTCACGGCCTCACTCcgcaccctcctcctcctcctccttctactGTTGCTTCTGATGCCTCATGCCCAAGTCTTATGTGAAGCTGCCCCCACTGGAGAAAGCTATAACGGGCATGTGCAGAATCCTCGTCTATACCCGCCCCCCCGCAGCCCAAATCACACATAAACAAGCGAGCCTTCACAAAAAAAGACTAAGTGGCTGGGTGTTTGGATGTAtattgtttggggggggggtgttgccaTTTGAAGCGACCCACAGTCGATCCACGGGGGTCAGGAAGAGCCTCTAATACTCCTTAATAATGAGAGATATGATGTTCCTTCCTAAATCTCCAGGCCAGGGATTAGTGGCTGGCCTCTGGGGAACcagaagagagaaaacaaacaaGGCGAACTTCAATAAATCTTGGTATCCTTTTTTTCTGTCTCATTTCTCAGTCATACAATTTGTCGGGATGGGGTTGGTAGAAACTTGCCTACAGTTAACAATCATCCAATGGATGAAGGATCTGTCGCCAATTGGGCAAGAATGGACCTATGAGGAACAGGCAATCTTCTGATGAAACCATGAAATCTCGGGGCAAACATCGAATCAGAGTTGTCAGCCCTGAAGCACAGCTCCGAATTCAACCACTCCAAGTGATTCTGAAACAAGTGCCAAGTTGTTCTTACAATTGGCCGGAAACACCCATACACAGTCGGTCCTCCGTATCCGCGGGTTCCCCAACTGCGGATCGAAAATATCAGCTGCGGATCACGGATGGCTATGGCTTTTTTTGCTTGTCATTATTCCTTAAActatacagtataacaattacttgcatagcatttacattgtattaggtattgtaagtaatctagagatgatttcaagtatatgggaggatgtgcgtaggttatatgcaaattctacgccattttatataaaggacttgagcatctgcagatttaggTATCCgtggggggtcctggaaccaatcccctgcGGATACCAAGGGACGACTATACATCTAAATTATATAGATGTCCAAGTTTGTTGACAATACAAAAGGTAAGCAGGAAGCAAATTGTGAGAAGGCACAAAGGTCGTTCAAAGTTTGGCAGTTTGAGTATAATGTGGGGAATTTTGCGCTTATTCAACTTCACACGCAATTATATAGGAGAAAGTATTTTAATATGCATCATCtcagaatcaaagttcaaagtaaatttattatcaaagtacctatatgtcaccatatggaatcctaagtttcattttcttgtagtcatgctcaataaatctaaaGAATAATAATAACAGAATTAATAAAAGACCGTCCAACTTAGGTGTTCtcccagaagacaacaaactgtgcaaatacaaaaagaaagcataaatatcgagaacgtgagatgaagagtccttgaaaatgagtccattggttgtgggaacatctttt of Mobula hypostoma chromosome 19, sMobHyp1.1, whole genome shotgun sequence contains these proteins:
- the LOC134358901 gene encoding leucine-rich repeat transmembrane neuronal protein 3-like isoform X2, which gives rise to MRRMGLGVIALLSGRVAVLMVAPTVLMSILSSAERACPSNCRCHGKIVYCESLSLQQIPPNISPGSLGLSLRYNSLQTLEHNQFVGLNQLTWLYLDHNYIGLVHEHAFNGIRRLKELILSSNKITRLFNNTFRPVTNLRNLDLSYNQLQSLQPEQFRGLRKLQSLHLRSNNLRTVPVRIFQDCRNLEFLDMGYNRIRSLARNAFAGLGRLVELHLEHNQFSKVNLAHFPRLTTLRILYLQWNKISVVMQGMSWTWSSLEKLDLSGNEIQAIGPNVFQCVPNLHTLHLDSNKLTTIGQEILESWISLNSVSLSGNMWECNRNICSLVNWLKMFKGRRENTMICAGPKQLQGEQVVEAVDNYNICIKTQRITTHRMPSPPKVHAKPTFKTRLPKANPESKAQVPIPVATTPPLPSTDSEDVEPVSFHKIIAGSVALFLSVLVILLVIYVSWKRYPASMKQLQQRSLGRRRRKKRQSLRHMVPTTQEYYVDYKPAHTEATEMLMNGTASCTFNKSGSRECERVVEYRRRNNDVMELINIMKEEELKMEKFSEPDQVYPRMSRETLGQKGIGSQRSRHPVNKRF
- the LOC134358901 gene encoding leucine-rich repeat transmembrane neuronal protein 3-like isoform X1 — its product is MRRMGLGVIALLSGRVAVLMVAPTVLMSILSSAERACPSNCRCHGKIVYCESLSLQQIPPNISPGSLGLSLRYNSLQTLEHNQFVGLNQLTWLYLDHNYIGLVHEHAFNGIRRLKELILSSNKITRLFNNTFRPVTNLRNLDLSYNQLQSLQPEQFRGLRKLQSLHLRSNNLRTVPVRIFQDCRNLEFLDMGYNRIRSLARNAFAGLGRLVELHLEHNQFSKVNLAHFPRLTTLRILYLQWNKISVVMQGMSWTWSSLEKLDLSGNEIQAIGPNVFQCVPNLHTLHLDSNKLTTIGQEILESWISLNSVSLSGNMWECNRNICSLVNWLKMFKGRRENTMICAGPKQLQGEQVVEAVDNYNICIKTQRITTHRMPSPPKVHAKPTFKTRLPKANPESKAQVPIPVATTPPLPSTDSEDVEPVSFHKIIAGSVALFLSVLVILLVIYVSWKRYPASMKQLQQRSLGRRRRKKRQSLRHMVPTTQEYYVDYKPAHTEATEMLMNGTASCTFNKSGSRECEIPIAMSVSSFLTYDQPTLPCCGVHQGHLAHKQFEMQAHKDAPDSHREPGTELSTIATVTCSGSHIQ
- the LOC134358901 gene encoding leucine-rich repeat transmembrane neuronal protein 3-like isoform X3 codes for the protein MRRMGLGVIALLSGRVAVLMVAPTVLMSILSSAERACPSNCRCHGKIVYCESLSLQQIPPNISPGSLGLSLRYNSLQTLEHNQFVGLNQLTWLYLDHNYIGLVHEHAFNGIRRLKELILSSNKITRLFNNTFRPVTNLRNLDLSYNQLQSLQPEQFRGLRKLQSLHLRSNNLRTVPVRIFQDCRNLEFLDMGYNRIRSLARNAFAGLGRLVELHLEHNQFSKVNLAHFPRLTTLRILYLQWNKISVVMQGMSWTWSSLEKLDLSGNEIQAIGPNVFQCVPNLHTLHLDSNKLTTIGQEILESWISLNSVSLSGNMWECNRNICSLVNWLKMFKGRRENTMICAGPKQLQGEQVVEAVDNYNICIKTQRITTHRMPSPPKVHAKPTFKTRLPKANPESKAQVPIPVATTPPLPSTDSEDVEPVSFHKIIAGSVALFLSVLVILLVIYVSWKRYPASMKQLQQRSLGRRRRKKRQSLRHMVPTTQEYYVDYKPAHTEATEMLMNGTASCTFNKSGSRECEEFSGSVQIYTVDQDYDNIDMLAPKLYPHRHECLLLPHLRPADATLLWSASGTSGSQAV
- the LOC134358901 gene encoding leucine-rich repeat transmembrane neuronal protein 3-like isoform X4; this encodes MRRMGLGVIALLSGRVAVLMVAPTVLMSILSSAERACPSNCRCHGKIVYCESLSLQQIPPNISPGSLGLSLRYNSLQTLEHNQFVGLNQLTWLYLDHNYIGLVHEHAFNGIRRLKELILSSNKITRLFNNTFRPVTNLRNLDLSYNQLQSLQPEQFRGLRKLQSLHLRSNNLRTVPVRIFQDCRNLEFLDMGYNRIRSLARNAFAGLGRLVELHLEHNQFSKVNLAHFPRLTTLRILYLQWNKISVVMQGMSWTWSSLEKLDLSGNEIQAIGPNVFQCVPNLHTLHLDSNKLTTIGQEILESWISLNSVSLSGNMWECNRNICSLVNWLKMFKGRRENTMICAGPKQLQGEQVVEAVDNYNICIKTQRITTHRMPSPPKVHAKPTFKTRLPKANPESKAQVPIPVATTPPLPSTDSEDVEPVSFHKIIAGSVALFLSVLVILLVIYVSWKRYPASMKQLQQRSLGRRRRKKRQSLRHMVPTTQEYYVDYKPAHTEATEMLMNGTASCTFNKSGSRECEEFSGSVQIYTVDQDYDNIDMLAPKLCQYSQSPSP